A single window of Leptospira koniambonensis DNA harbors:
- a CDS encoding RsmE family RNA methyltransferase has product MNYLILDLSQKTNSGEFKISNKDRVTHILDILQKKEGDKIKAGLLNDSLGIFKILKISSEGILGSYTQIIKPKRRSPGINLIVSIQRPPTVEKILELASVWGVQSLEFRLAILSRKEYLTSPVWKEENIKEKLILGMEQGGNVFLPNVELGFVPPVKKTSFKKKQSISEIVSSSRNFFYLDKKGKSIQEFLPLEKKEYSILVGPEPGWTKSELETFKKSNIPGVRLSSSVLRSEQAVSFFLSQWENSKNPRLN; this is encoded by the coding sequence ATGAACTATTTAATATTGGATCTCTCTCAGAAAACAAATTCTGGGGAATTCAAGATCTCCAATAAGGATCGGGTCACTCATATCCTAGACATTCTACAAAAAAAAGAAGGAGATAAGATCAAAGCCGGATTATTAAACGATAGTTTAGGAATTTTTAAAATTCTAAAGATATCTTCCGAAGGAATTTTAGGATCTTATACACAAATTATAAAACCTAAGAGAAGAAGTCCCGGTATAAATTTAATCGTATCCATCCAAAGACCTCCGACTGTGGAAAAAATCCTAGAACTTGCCAGTGTATGGGGTGTACAATCCTTAGAATTCAGGCTTGCAATATTATCCAGAAAGGAATATCTCACCTCCCCTGTTTGGAAAGAAGAGAATATTAAAGAAAAACTAATCCTTGGAATGGAACAAGGCGGCAACGTTTTTCTTCCTAATGTAGAACTTGGATTTGTTCCTCCAGTTAAAAAGACTAGTTTCAAGAAGAAGCAGTCCATTTCGGAAATAGTATCTTCTTCTCGTAATTTTTTCTATTTGGATAAAAAAGGAAAATCCATCCAAGAGTTTCTTCCATTGGAAAAAAAAGAATATTCTATCTTAGTTGGGCCTGAACCCGGTTGGACGAAATCAGAACTGGAAACATTCAAAAAATCGAATATCCCAGGGGTCAGGCTTTCTTCTTCTGTTTTGAGATCAGAACAAGCTGTGTCCTTCTTTCTTTCCCAATGGGAAAACTCAAAGAACCCTCGTTTAAATTAG
- a CDS encoding AAA family ATPase: MKPEDLTSPVSRNSGNILDFTQAKNLLYSELKGLGVKDSELPAFLPDKKDLRIEFPIPGADKGQLLDCIQIVRNHIENLRIHTFEPGYVCLQALNENLFETKNILDNAKFRFYSGRNQSKIEMTKKGDFHREEIFSAIDLFKYLRLSKQESVQNPKELLLRLGIDVFDPIEAKKKGDWMTFETIAGYEDVKRQILESIILPLKSPETLEELSKLTRKFPGRTKPRAILLEGEPGVGKTTMAKVISCMTEIPLIYVPVESILSKYYGESAQNMAYVFDVASLFPSCLLFLDEIDSLAGSRDDGLFEATRNILSVLLRKLDGFEGGQKSITLGATNRKQDLDKALVSRFDRSVFFPLPNEKERAAILGNYAKHLQDSERLTISQRLGSHSGRDLRDFCDFVERRWAANLIEKGLKPTPPPYELYLETSSKSGK, translated from the coding sequence ATGAAACCTGAAGATTTGACCAGTCCAGTATCCCGAAATTCCGGAAATATTCTGGATTTCACCCAGGCCAAAAACCTGCTTTATTCTGAATTAAAAGGTCTAGGGGTCAAAGACTCCGAACTTCCCGCTTTTTTACCCGATAAAAAAGATCTGAGGATAGAATTCCCAATCCCGGGTGCGGACAAAGGCCAACTTTTGGACTGTATCCAGATCGTTCGAAATCATATTGAAAACCTAAGGATCCATACATTCGAACCTGGATATGTCTGTCTCCAAGCATTGAATGAGAATTTATTCGAAACCAAAAACATCCTAGACAATGCAAAGTTCCGTTTCTATTCGGGAAGGAACCAAAGCAAGATAGAAATGACCAAAAAGGGAGATTTCCATAGAGAGGAAATTTTCTCCGCAATTGATCTATTCAAATATCTCAGACTTTCCAAACAAGAATCCGTTCAGAATCCAAAAGAACTATTACTCAGACTAGGGATTGATGTATTCGATCCAATAGAAGCAAAGAAGAAGGGAGACTGGATGACATTCGAAACCATCGCCGGTTACGAGGATGTCAAAAGGCAAATATTAGAATCCATTATACTTCCACTCAAATCTCCGGAGACACTAGAGGAACTTTCTAAACTCACCCGAAAATTCCCAGGCAGAACAAAACCTAGGGCAATTCTTTTAGAAGGAGAACCTGGGGTTGGAAAAACTACTATGGCAAAGGTGATTTCCTGCATGACTGAGATCCCTCTTATCTATGTGCCAGTGGAATCTATTTTAAGTAAATATTATGGGGAAAGCGCCCAGAACATGGCTTATGTCTTCGACGTGGCCTCCCTATTCCCTTCTTGTCTTCTATTTTTGGATGAAATAGATTCCTTAGCTGGGTCCAGAGACGACGGCTTATTCGAGGCCACCCGAAACATTCTATCCGTATTATTACGAAAACTAGATGGTTTCGAAGGGGGACAAAAATCGATTACTCTAGGGGCAACTAACAGAAAGCAGGATCTGGACAAGGCTTTGGTTTCCAGATTTGACAGATCCGTATTCTTCCCCCTACCTAACGAAAAAGAAAGGGCTGCGATATTAGGAAATTATGCTAAACATTTACAGGATTCCGAGCGTTTAACAATTTCACAACGATTGGGATCGCATTCTGGGCGGGATTTAAGGGATTTCTGCGATTTTGTAGAAAGAAGATGGGCGGCCAACCTGATCGAAAAAGGATTGAAACCGACTCCTCCCCCCTATGAACTGTATTTGGAAACGAGTTCAAAATCCGGAAAATAA
- the fliN gene encoding flagellar motor switch protein FliN, which translates to MGEGSLSQDDIDALLTGSSPGGGGGGSADFNLSGELDSLLGDSGGGAGASTSPASGGAPSFADIAAALGPSSTPAPPKASARSSSVSSNTANLNLLLDVNVALTVELGRTNMYIKDVLGLNEGAVVELDNAVGEDLDILANGKLVGKGKLVLLDDYYGIRITEIVDPSRRML; encoded by the coding sequence ATGGGTGAAGGCTCCCTTTCACAAGACGATATAGACGCATTACTAACCGGGTCCAGTCCCGGGGGTGGCGGCGGTGGCTCAGCTGATTTTAATCTGAGCGGAGAATTGGATTCTCTATTAGGTGATTCTGGTGGTGGAGCAGGCGCTTCTACTTCTCCAGCATCTGGAGGAGCTCCATCTTTCGCGGATATTGCTGCGGCCTTGGGACCTTCTTCTACTCCTGCGCCTCCAAAAGCAAGTGCTCGTTCCAGTTCAGTTTCTTCCAATACCGCGAACTTAAATCTATTATTAGATGTCAATGTGGCTCTTACTGTAGAACTCGGTAGGACCAATATGTACATTAAAGATGTTCTAGGTCTGAACGAAGGTGCTGTTGTGGAGTTAGACAATGCTGTGGGCGAAGATTTGGATATTTTAGCAAACGGCAAACTGGTTGGAAAGGGTAAACTGGTTTTATTGGATGATTATTACGGAATTAGAATTACAGAGATAGTTGATCCTTCCAGAAGAATGCTCTAA
- the fcpB gene encoding flagellar-coiling protein FcpB, whose protein sequence is MKRKIAFCLAIFSIAGILNAQDNQAQKKEDGQTGAAILETEKGLDQRVTALNERLKRHTVLMKMKVRVLPFRTVLFKGKANNDECVASNSNAQEDAANNCIRVEVYDFIKDEERGQGKIVQGGLSKYMEIYFEGPNTNDPDPRMEPPRKISKIISKVYKNNFLIEDKSVSEIIDRAPNDQPGHNDKIELFYQKNGYPEGGRPETPSEKGVGKYVLANVENTKTHPIRNSFKKTFYIKHLDTFDRLFTKIFDYNDQLGNENYKENVNTLKESLKY, encoded by the coding sequence ATGAAACGCAAAATCGCATTCTGCCTGGCAATTTTTTCAATCGCAGGCATACTCAACGCTCAAGACAACCAAGCCCAAAAGAAGGAAGACGGTCAAACCGGTGCGGCTATCCTTGAAACGGAAAAAGGTCTGGATCAAAGAGTTACAGCTCTAAATGAAAGACTAAAACGTCATACAGTACTCATGAAAATGAAAGTACGTGTTCTTCCATTCCGTACGGTTCTGTTCAAAGGAAAAGCAAACAACGATGAGTGTGTTGCTTCCAACAGTAACGCACAAGAAGATGCAGCAAACAACTGTATCAGAGTAGAAGTTTACGATTTCATTAAGGATGAGGAAAGAGGACAAGGTAAGATCGTTCAAGGTGGACTTTCCAAGTATATGGAAATCTACTTCGAAGGGCCAAACACAAACGATCCGGATCCTAGAATGGAACCTCCTCGTAAAATCAGCAAAATTATCAGCAAAGTTTATAAGAACAACTTCTTGATCGAAGATAAATCAGTATCTGAGATCATCGATAGAGCTCCGAACGACCAACCAGGACATAACGATAAGATCGAACTTTTCTACCAAAAGAACGGCTATCCTGAAGGCGGTCGCCCTGAGACTCCTAGCGAAAAAGGTGTTGGTAAATACGTTCTTGCTAACGTAGAAAATACTAAGACCCACCCTATCCGTAACTCTTTCAAAAAGACTTTCTACATTAAACATTTGGATACGTTCGACAGATTATTTACCAAAATTTTCGATTACAACGACCAATTAGGTAATGAGAATTACAAAGAGAACGTAAACACGCTCAAGGAATCCCTGAAATACTAA
- a CDS encoding heme-binding domain-containing protein has product MRKIWIRLGIGLLVVFLALQLIPVQPPLGKNANEIKTEERVKKIFRKSCYDCHSDLVQWPWYSKVFPVSLYISHHIEEGREELNFSEWESLKPEKKADLAEEILEEVEEGHMPPKDYIFLHTNSKLDQEEIEILRDWLQTFAENQ; this is encoded by the coding sequence ATGAGAAAAATTTGGATTCGTCTGGGAATTGGACTACTAGTCGTATTCCTTGCTCTTCAGTTAATCCCCGTACAACCTCCGTTGGGAAAGAATGCTAATGAAATCAAAACGGAAGAACGCGTCAAAAAGATTTTTCGAAAGTCTTGTTATGACTGCCATTCGGATCTAGTCCAATGGCCTTGGTATTCCAAGGTTTTTCCGGTTTCTTTATATATCTCTCATCATATAGAAGAAGGTCGTGAAGAATTAAATTTTTCGGAGTGGGAAAGCTTAAAACCGGAAAAAAAGGCGGATCTCGCGGAAGAGATATTAGAAGAAGTGGAAGAAGGTCATATGCCTCCCAAGGATTATATTTTCTTACATACTAATTCTAAACTGGATCAGGAAGAAATCGAGATCCTAAGAGACTGGCTCCAAACTTTTGCGGAAAATCAATAA
- a CDS encoding SPFH domain-containing protein: MFVSVFLWIFWLGFLLYLAYKLYRSLRIVSAQECIIVERLGKYSRTLHAGFHILIPFIDYDAYYHTLKEQAIDVPPQTCITKDNVKVEMDGILYLRVLDPQKASYGIEDYRFAVTQLVQTTMRAIIGTMDLDTTFETREVINSKILEVLDQAGEPWGVRVNRYEIVNIAPPKSVIEAMEREKKAQISKKAQISLSEGDRDSRINRSLGIKEEAINKSEGEKQKRINEAEGQAAEIESIATATAKGIELLAASIKTKGGKEAVKLRIAQRFIKEVEKLGQDGTELVLPLNLSNFKSVMKSVLGSEDKKA, from the coding sequence ATGTTTGTTTCAGTATTTTTATGGATATTTTGGCTCGGGTTTTTACTCTACCTCGCATATAAATTGTATCGTTCTTTGAGAATTGTTTCAGCTCAAGAATGTATCATTGTAGAAAGACTTGGGAAATACAGCAGAACACTTCATGCAGGGTTTCATATTCTAATCCCTTTTATAGATTATGATGCATATTATCATACTCTAAAAGAGCAAGCGATAGATGTTCCTCCTCAAACTTGTATCACTAAAGATAACGTTAAGGTAGAGATGGACGGGATTCTTTATCTAAGAGTTCTTGATCCTCAAAAAGCAAGTTACGGGATAGAAGATTATAGATTCGCAGTTACACAACTTGTGCAAACTACTATGAGAGCTATCATCGGAACCATGGATCTGGATACAACATTTGAAACCAGAGAAGTGATCAATAGCAAAATTTTAGAAGTTTTAGACCAAGCAGGAGAGCCTTGGGGCGTTCGTGTAAATCGTTATGAAATCGTGAACATCGCTCCTCCTAAATCTGTTATTGAAGCAATGGAGAGAGAGAAAAAGGCTCAGATCTCTAAAAAAGCTCAGATCTCTCTTTCTGAAGGAGATAGAGATTCTAGGATCAACCGCTCCTTAGGTATTAAAGAAGAAGCGATCAATAAATCTGAGGGTGAAAAACAAAAAAGGATCAATGAGGCAGAAGGACAAGCTGCTGAAATTGAATCCATTGCAACTGCTACAGCAAAAGGTATTGAACTACTTGCAGCTTCTATCAAAACAAAAGGTGGAAAAGAAGCAGTAAAACTCAGGATTGCTCAGAGATTTATTAAAGAGGTAGAAAAATTAGGACAGGACGGAACAGAACTCGTTCTTCCATTGAACCTATCTAATTTTAAATCTGTAATGAAGTCTGTACTCGGAAGCGAGGACAAAAAGGCTTAA
- a CDS encoding SPFH domain-containing protein: MDPFLFFTLVVIAAIYLIMKTCIVVPQNYCFVVERLGVFRGALGAGFHFLIPIIDQIRYKQLLKEIAIDIPPQTCITKDNVSILVDGILYIKVMDPYKASYEIENFRSATIQLAQTTLRSEIGKLVLDHTFSERDDINANVVRALDEATDPWGIKVTRYEIKNISPPKEILHEMEEQVKAERVKRAEITISEGEKASRINRSMGERQEAINLSEGEKIKKVNEAEGKAKEIEFIAQAKAKGIKLISDATANEGGTEAVNLQITEDYLSGLGVILEKAKTTVLPTEMANVVGFFEGISKVTNKFPGLDSEKE, encoded by the coding sequence ATGGACCCTTTTCTATTTTTTACGCTGGTTGTCATAGCAGCTATCTATCTCATTATGAAAACCTGTATAGTGGTTCCCCAAAACTATTGTTTTGTTGTGGAAAGGCTAGGAGTGTTCCGCGGAGCACTTGGAGCGGGTTTTCATTTTCTAATCCCGATCATTGACCAGATCAGATACAAACAACTTTTGAAGGAAATCGCAATCGATATTCCTCCTCAGACTTGTATCACTAAGGACAACGTTTCCATTTTGGTGGATGGTATTCTATACATCAAAGTTATGGATCCGTACAAAGCTTCTTACGAGATCGAAAACTTTAGAAGTGCAACCATCCAGCTGGCTCAAACCACTCTTCGTTCTGAGATCGGTAAATTGGTATTGGATCATACTTTCTCTGAAAGAGATGATATCAATGCAAATGTGGTCCGAGCATTGGATGAAGCAACAGATCCTTGGGGAATTAAAGTAACTCGTTACGAGATCAAAAATATTTCTCCTCCTAAAGAAATCCTACATGAGATGGAAGAACAAGTAAAAGCAGAACGTGTAAAACGTGCTGAGATTACCATTTCAGAAGGTGAGAAAGCTTCTAGGATCAATCGTTCTATGGGTGAAAGACAGGAAGCAATCAATCTTTCAGAAGGTGAAAAGATCAAAAAGGTAAATGAGGCAGAAGGTAAAGCTAAAGAGATTGAGTTTATTGCCCAAGCAAAAGCAAAAGGGATCAAACTAATCTCTGATGCGACTGCAAACGAAGGCGGAACAGAAGCAGTTAATCTTCAGATCACAGAGGATTATCTCTCTGGCCTAGGTGTAATTCTAGAAAAAGCAAAAACCACAGTTCTTCCTACTGAAATGGCAAACGTAGTCGGTTTCTTTGAAGGAATTTCGAAGGTTACCAACAAATTCCCAGGACTGGATTCAGAGAAGGAGTAA
- a CDS encoding NfeD family protein: MDFLQDGHNLSYLWIASGILLMVAELFIPGTFVIFLGLSAVIVGSISYFFEIGFWPQAIIWAALSGILIWVGGSFLRKFFPSSSEKATLIPEEGPGRIVLVSKDILVERKGGRVVFQGTEWDAISKAKRIPAGKRARILERENLTFVVEPIELPEI, from the coding sequence ATGGACTTTTTACAAGACGGACATAACCTCTCTTATCTTTGGATCGCCTCCGGGATCTTACTCATGGTGGCAGAACTTTTTATCCCCGGAACCTTTGTGATCTTTTTAGGATTATCTGCGGTTATCGTAGGAAGTATTTCTTATTTTTTTGAAATAGGATTTTGGCCCCAGGCAATCATTTGGGCAGCACTTTCAGGAATTCTAATTTGGGTGGGAGGAAGTTTTCTCAGGAAATTTTTTCCATCTTCTTCCGAAAAAGCCACTCTTATACCAGAAGAAGGTCCAGGAAGGATCGTTCTAGTTTCCAAAGACATTCTTGTAGAACGGAAAGGTGGTAGGGTCGTATTCCAGGGAACAGAATGGGATGCGATCAGCAAAGCCAAACGAATTCCCGCAGGAAAAAGAGCAAGGATCTTAGAGAGAGAAAACCTTACATTCGTTGTGGAGCCTATCGAGCTTCCTGAAATATAA
- the argH gene encoding argininosuccinate lyase yields the protein MNTPEDKNSKLWGGRFKEKVSSIMERIGESISFDQKLYKEDLEGSRAHAKMLAKMGILNSTEVKELLDGLNQVEEEIESGNFKFSSELEDIHMHVESRLTELKGEVGKKLHTARSRNDQVSQDTRLYVRNRIQEILVRLDSLRETLYEQASKNIDTIIPGYTHLQVAQPIRASHFLLAYFWMFTRDLEFFEFAKKTANILVLGSGAMAGVNYQNDREFLASELKADSISPNSMDGVSNRDHLLQFLFAAVQTMSHASRFCEDIVLYSSQEFGLVKLPDSLTTGSSIMPQKKNPDIAELIRGKSARVAGNLNHLIGLLKGLPLTYNRDLQEDKLAVFDAVETVLLSLEGLEAMVSEMQFRPERGERSLKEGFATATDLADFLVGEKKVPFRTAHELVGRLVSECVERKENLFTISEEVRKGISPYFTGEEYSKAVSLELSTDKKSSYGGTSRSRQLEQLELAKQSIKSIQRNTK from the coding sequence ATGAATACACCTGAGGACAAAAACTCTAAACTTTGGGGAGGAAGATTTAAAGAAAAAGTTTCTTCCATTATGGAAAGGATAGGAGAATCTATTTCCTTCGACCAAAAATTGTACAAAGAAGATCTAGAAGGAAGTAGGGCTCACGCCAAGATGCTTGCAAAGATGGGCATCTTAAATTCCACAGAAGTAAAAGAACTACTAGACGGATTAAATCAGGTAGAAGAAGAGATTGAATCCGGAAATTTCAAATTCAGTTCAGAGTTAGAAGATATTCACATGCATGTGGAATCAAGACTCACTGAATTGAAAGGAGAAGTTGGAAAAAAATTACATACAGCAAGGTCTAGAAATGATCAAGTCTCTCAAGACACTAGGCTTTATGTAAGAAATCGTATCCAAGAAATTTTAGTACGTTTGGATTCTTTGAGAGAAACACTTTATGAGCAAGCCTCTAAAAATATAGATACAATCATTCCTGGTTATACTCATTTACAAGTTGCTCAACCAATCAGAGCCTCTCATTTTTTATTGGCTTATTTTTGGATGTTCACTCGTGACCTAGAGTTTTTCGAATTTGCAAAGAAGACTGCAAATATTCTAGTTCTCGGCTCCGGCGCTATGGCTGGAGTGAATTACCAAAACGACAGAGAGTTTCTAGCTTCTGAATTAAAAGCAGATTCAATTTCTCCAAATAGTATGGATGGTGTTTCAAATAGAGATCATCTTCTGCAGTTCTTATTTGCTGCAGTGCAAACAATGTCTCATGCTTCTCGTTTTTGTGAGGATATAGTTCTTTATTCTTCTCAAGAATTTGGCCTTGTAAAACTGCCTGATTCACTCACTACCGGATCTTCTATCATGCCCCAGAAAAAAAATCCGGATATAGCTGAGCTTATCCGTGGAAAATCCGCTAGGGTGGCGGGGAATTTAAATCATTTAATTGGGCTCTTAAAGGGGTTGCCTCTTACATACAATCGTGATTTACAAGAAGACAAGTTAGCGGTTTTTGATGCTGTGGAAACTGTTCTATTAAGTCTGGAAGGTTTAGAAGCAATGGTTTCCGAAATGCAGTTCAGACCAGAAAGAGGAGAAAGATCCTTGAAAGAAGGATTTGCCACTGCTACAGATTTGGCTGACTTTCTTGTGGGTGAGAAAAAAGTCCCATTTAGAACTGCGCATGAACTAGTAGGAAGACTAGTCTCAGAATGTGTAGAAAGAAAAGAAAATTTATTCACAATCTCAGAAGAGGTCAGAAAAGGAATTTCACCTTACTTTACTGGAGAGGAATATTCTAAAGCGGTAAGTCTGGAACTTTCTACTGACAAAAAATCTAGCTATGGCGGGACTTCCAGATCCAGACAGCTAGAACAATTGGAACTTGCGAAACAATCTATCAAATCAATCCAAAGGAATACGAAATGA